In the genome of Achromobacter sp. MFA1 R4, the window CGCGCGCCGCCGGGAAGGTCTCGGGCTGCGCCAGCGCGAGGCCCGCCAGCGCCAGGCTGGCGGCAAGGACGAATGGACGCAACCGCGACATCATGGCTTGCTCCGCGGCCTCAGACGTATTGATAGCGCAACAGGCGGTGCTTGAGGTTTTCAAGCACGAACTGGTCGATCAGCGCGGCCAGCACGGCGATGACCAGGATGTTGGTCATGACGCCCGTCATGTCGGCGATTTCGCCCGAATAGGCCAGCGAACGTCCCAGCCCCTTGCCGAAGCCGATCAGCATTTCCGCCGAGATCAGCGCACGCCACGCATTGCCGAAAGCAAGCTGCGCGCCGGTGATGAGTTCGGGCATGACGGCGGGCAGGTACACCCGCTTGACCAGACCCCAGCGCGTGGCGCCCATGACGCGCGCCGCCGACACGTGCACGCGCTGCACGGATTCGGTGGCGTTCATGACGCTGAGCGCGGCCGGAAAGAACGCGGACAGCGCCACGACCACGATGATGGGCGTGTTGCCGAAGCCCATCACGATCAGGAACAGCGGCACCCAGGCGATGGACGGGATCGATTGCAGGATGACGATGGCGCTGCGCAGGACTTCGCGAAAGAAGAACAGCACGGCGGCCACCAGCCCGAAGCCGACGCCGGCCGCGAGCGCCAGGCCGTAGCCCGCGCCCAGGCGTCCCAGCGTGCCCATGAGGCTCTGGTGGAACGACTGCTTGCCCAGGTCTTCGAACAGGCGCTCGACCACCGCGGGCACGCCCGGCATGAGAAAGTCGGGGAGCGCGAACGCGGCCAGTTGCCAGAGGGCCAGAATGAACAGGACGCCCAAAACGCCCGCAATGTGCTTGCGGGCGCCGGTCACACGAGTCGATGCGCTCAAAGCTTGCGAGCCTCTTGCCAGGACAGATCAACGATGCTGGAGACGTCGTACGGCTTGCCGTCACGCGTCTTGAGCGATCCCTGGGCCTGCAGGATGTCTGCGATCTCCTGCATGCGGGCCGTGTCCTTGTCCGTCAGCTTGGGCGTGAACACCTGGGTGCTGATGGCTTCGGCGATGACGGTTTCGCGGGGGAGTTCACCGCGCGACAGCGTCTTGAGCGTGGGCTCGGCGATGAAGTAGGAGGCGATGAGCTTGGAAGCCTGCGCGGGTTCCTTCTGCAGCAGCGTGATGGCCTGGTTCTGCGCGTCCAGCGCCTTCCAGACGTCGTCCTTGCGCTTGGCAAGGGTTTCGCCGGACGTGATGACGACCATGCACGGGAACGGCCAGGCCTGGCCGACTTCGTAGATCTGCTTGACCGGCGCGACCAGTTGCGCGATGCGGTCGTAGGGCTCGAACAGGAAGGCCGCGTCCACGCGCTTGCCCACCAGCGACTGCACGGCGACCGCCGGGCTCACGCCCATGACGTTGACGTCGTCGGCCGACAGGTTGCCCTCCTTGAGCACGACGCCCTTCAGGACCACGTCCGCGGTGCTGCCCTCGGCTTGCGAAGCCAGGGTCTTGCCCTTCAGGCCGGCGATGTCCTTGATGCCGGAATCGTCGCGCACGACCAGCGAGTGATAGCCCTGCTGCGCGCCGCCCACGACCTTCAGGTCCGCGCCCTTGGAGGCCCAGGCCACGGCGTTGGTGAACCCCAGCACGCCGATGTCGAGCTGGCCGCCGACGATGGCCTTGATCAGGTCCGTGCCCGACTTGAACTCGATCAGCTCGGAATCCAGGCCGGCCTTCTTGTAGTAGCCGCCCTCTTGCGCGACGATGGCTTGCGCATCGTCCATCACGCGCAGGTAGCCGACGCGGAATTTCTCAGCCGCCATCGCGGGGGCCGCCGCCAGCAGCGCCGCAGCCAGCGGCAGGGACAACCATTGCTTCAGTTTCATCAGGAGCTCCAGGGGATTCACGGTCCGGCGGCGCCGGGGCGCGGCCGAGGGGTATGTCAGAAAGGGGTCAGGCGGCCAGGGCCATGTTCGAGTGCGCGTCCGAGCCGTCGACTGCGATGCCCAACAGGCGCAGGATCTCGCGCTTTTCGGCGGCCAGGTCGGCCAGGTCGTGGGTCTTGGCGCGGTGGGCCAGGTTGAATTCGCGCAGCACGCGCGCCGGGCGCGGGCTGAAGACGACGATGCGGTCGGCCAGGAACAGGGCTTCGTCGACGTCGTGCGTGACCAGCAGCACGGTGGGCTTTTCCTGCGCGATGAGCTGGCGCAGCACGTCCTGCAGGCTCAGGCGGGTCAACGCGTCCAGCGCGCCGAAGGGTTCATCCATCAGCATGGTCTGGGGCTGCGCGATGAACGCGCGGGCCAGCGCCGCGCGCTGGCGCATGCCGCCGGACACCTGGTGCGGATAGTAGTGTTCAAAACCCGCCAGGCTGACCCGGGCAAGCCATTCGCGCGCGGCGACGCGGGCGCGCTTCTTGGGCGTGTTCTGGAATTCCAGGGCCAGCGCCACGTTGTCTTCGAGCGTCAGCCAGGGATAGAGGGCGTGCTCCTGGAACACCAGCGTGCGGCTGGGATGCGGACCGGCGACCGGCTTGCCGTCCGCCAGCACGCGGCCTTGCGTGGGCATTTCGAGCCCCGCGGCCAGGTGCAGCAAGGTGGATTTTCCGCAGCCGGACGGCCCGACCAGCGCAACCAGTTCGCCGGTCTTGAATTCGCTGGTGAAGCCATCCACGACGGGCAGGTCGCCGAAGTGCTTGTGGACGTGATCGAAGGTCAGATTCATGGAAACGGATCGTGGGCGCGCGTGAAAAACGAGCCTCAAATCTAACAATTCGTTATATGAATCCAAACGATTGATATCGAATGTCTTTACTGCTTCCAGTAATAACGCATCAGATCGGCGCCGACGGCGCCTGCTGCCGGCTGGCGGCGCGCTGCAACCCGAAGGCGATCGCCAGGCCCACCAGCACGGACAGCGAGGCCGCCAGGAAGATCGCCGGATAGCCGAAGCCGCTGGAGATATAGCCGGCGACCGGTCCGGTCACGCCCAGCGCGAGGTCCAGGAAGGCCGAGTAGGCGCCCAGCGCCGCGCCCCGGCTGCCGGCCGGCACGCGCGCCACCGCCTCGACGCCGATGGCCGGGAACACCAGCGCGAAGCCGCAGCCGGTCAGCGCGGCGCCCATCAGGGCCAGGCCGGGATTGGGCGCGAGCCACAGGAGCAACAGCCCCGCCGCTTCGACCAGGAAGGACACCTGCGCGACCCGGAAGCCGCCAAAGCGGGTGATGGTGCCGGCAAACAGCAGGCGCACGCCGATGAACGCGCCGCCGAAGGCGCTGAGCGCATGGGCCGCGCCTTCCCACGAGCGGCTGGCGTAGTACAGCGCCACGAAGGCCGCCAGCGTGCCAAAGCCTACCGACCCCAGGCCCAGCGCCATGCCGTGCGGAAAGACGCGCAGCACCACGCTCTTGAACGCCATGCGGTGCCCGCCGACGATGGCGACCGCGGCCCGGGCCATGGCCAGCCCCAGGCCGGCCAGCCCCAACAGCAGCACCGCCCCGCCCAGCGCGCCCATGCTCCAGTGCTTTTCAAGCTGCACGCCCAGCGGCGCGCCCAGCGCCAGCGCGCCGTAGGTGGCGATGCCGTTCCAGGAAATCACGCGGGCCGTGTGCAGCGGCCCTACCCGCGAGATCGCCCAGGTCGCCGCCCCGGTGCCCACCCAGCTTTCACCAAAGCCCAGCGCCAGGCGGCTGAGGATGATCGCCGTCAGGCTCAGCCAGTCGGTCCGTTCGAAGGCATACGCCAGCAGCAGGAAGATCCCGCTGACCGCGCATGCCGCCATGCCGATGACGACGGTCTGCTTCGGCCCGACCGTGTCGGCCATGCGCCCGGCATGCGAGCGGCTGAGCAGCGTGGCCAGGTATTGGACGCTGATCGCCAGGCCGGCCAGCACGGAGCCATAGCCCAGGTTGCCGTGCACGTAGCCCGGCAGCACGGCGAGCGGCAGGCCGATCGCCAGATAGCAGATGAAAGTGAAGAATGCGATGGCGACGATGCGGGCCGTCAGCGTGAACGTGCCGATCTGCGCGCCATCGGGCGCGGCATGCTGGGTGGAGGACATTGGGAAAACAGGAGAAGGCCTGGCCGGACACCGGCCAGGAACGGGCCGGATGATAGCGCGCGCGGGTTGCGCCGGGCTGAACAGAAACAAAAAGCGGCGCACCCGACCGAGTGCGCCGCTTCATGGAAGGCCGTGCGGGATCAGGCCTCGATGCCGCGCGAGGACAGGTAGTCTTCGTAGCCGCCGCGATAGTCGACGATCTCGCCGGAAGGCAGGATTTCGATCACGCGCGTGGCCAGGCCGGACACGAACTCGCGGTCATGGGAGACGAACACCAGGGTGCCTTCGTACTTTTCCAGCGCGAATTGCAGCGACTCGATCGATTCCATGTCCAGGTGGTTGGTGGGCTCGTCGAGCAGCATGACGTTGTGCCGGCCCAGCATCAGGCGGCCGAAGGTCATGCGGTTCTTTTCGCCCCCGGACAGCACCTTGGGCGCCTTGGGCAGGTCGTCCGCCGAGAACAGCAGGCGGCCCAGCACCGAACGGATCGACTGGTCGTCGTCGCCCGGCTGGCGATGGTTGCCCATCCAGTCCAACAGGTTGATGTCGGTCTGCAGGAAGTGATCGGACACGTCCTGGGCCATGTAGCCCAGGTCGGCGTTGTCGGACCACTTCACCGTGCCCGAATCGGGTTGCAGGTCCAGGGCCAGCAGGCGCAGCAGCGTCGTCTTGCCGACGCCGTTGGCGCCGATGATCGCGATCTTCTCGCCGGCGTCGACCATGGCCGAGAACTTCGTGATGACCGGCGCGTCGTAGGCCTTGGTCAGGTTCTCGACGGTGACGGCCAGGCGGTGCATGACCTTGTTCTGCTCGAAGCGGATGTACGGGTTCTGGCGCGACGAGGGCTTGACCACGACCTGGTCGGCCTTGATGCGGTCGATCTGCTTCAGGCGCGAGGTGGCCTGGCGCGACTTGGACTTGTTGGCCGCGAAGCGGCGCACGAAGTCCTGCAGTTCGGCCACGCGTTCCTTGGCCTTGGCGTTGTTGGCCACCAGGCGTTCGCGGGCCTGGGTAGAGGCCAGCATGTAGTCGTCGTAGTTGCCGGCGTAGATGCGTATCTCGCCGTAGTCCACGTCGGCCATGTGCGTGCACACCTGGTTCAGGAAGTGGCGGTCGTGGCTGATGATGATCATCGTGCTCTGGTAGCCGTTGAGCACGTTTTCCAGCCAGCGGATGGTGTTGATGTCCAGGTTGTTGGTGGGCTCGTCCAGCAGCAGCACGTCGGGATTCGAGAACAGCGCCTGCGCCAGCAGCACGCGCAGCTTCCAGCCCGGCGCCACTTCGCGCATGGGCAGGTTGTGCAGGTCCACGGCGATTTCCAGGCCCAGCAGCAGCTCGCCCGCGCGGGCTTCGGCGGTGTAGCCGTCGTATTCCGCGAACTTGGCCTCCAGGTCGGCCGCGCGCATGTAGTCGTCTTCGGTCGCTTCCGGGTTGGCGTAGATGGCGTCGCGCTCGGACATGGCGGCCCACATCTCGGTGTGGCCCATCATCACGACATCCAGCACACGCACGTCTTCAAACGCGAACTGGTCCTGGCGCAGCTTGCCAAGGCGCACCCCGGGCTCGAGCGAAACGTTGCCGGCGGAGGGTTCGAGGTCGCCGCCGATGATCTTCATGAACGTGGACTTGCCCGACCCATTGGCCCCGATCAGCCCGTAACGGTTGCCTTCCCCGAACTTGACGCTGACGTTCTCGAAAAGGGGTTTGGGACCGAACTGGATGGTGAGATTGGCGGTGGATATCACGGTGTATTTGCGTTTGAAGGCGCCCGAAGGCGCATGCGGGGAAACCGGCTAGTGTAGCAAAGGGGCTGCGGCCCCAATTGGAGCCGCCCCGGCGCCCGCGCCGCCCGGATCAGTGGTGATGCTCGTCCAGCACCAGGTGGGCAAGGCCTTTCTCGGTGGCTATGCCGACCTTCTGGCCGATCGGCAAGGTGGCCTTGGTGGCGACGTGGCCGTAAGGCAGGCCGGTGACGACCGGGACCTTGACCGTCTTGCGCAGCCAGGCCACGACCTCGTGCATGTCGTAACCCTTGTCGTGCGGCGCGAGCCGGTAGTCGGTGAACCGGCCCAGCACGATCGCCTTCTGCCTGGCGAGGATACCGGCCTGCCACAACTGGATCAACATGCGCTCGACACGGTACGGATGCTCGGCCACGTCTTCCAGGAAGAGGATGCCGCCGCGGATCTTGGGCATGTAGGGCGTGCCCAGCAGCGAGGCCACCATGGCGAGGTTGCCGCCCCACAGGACGCCGCGGGCGTCGACCGGATCGGCGTCCAGCGTCTCGAAGCTGAGGATCTCCAGTTCGCCGCGCATCAGCTCGCCGAACAGCGCTTCGGTCAGGTCGTCGACCTTCTTGCCGCCGAAATCCTGGACGGCCGTGGCGCCCGAATAGCTGACCGCGCCGGTCTGCGCCAGCAGGGCCAGGTTGAACGCGGTGAAATCGCTCATGCCGACAAAGCGCTTGCCGCTGTCGGCCATGGCCTTCCAGTCGATGGCGTGCAGCAAGCGGCCCATGCCGTAGCCGCCGCGCGTCACCATGACGATGGGCAGTTTCTGCTTGGCGGCGCGCGTCAGGCTGGCAAGGCGCTGCGCGTCGGTGCCGGCGAATCGCTGATGTTCGGCCAGCGCGGTGCGGTCCAGGGCGGTCTTGAAGCCCTGCCCCTCCAGCCGCTGGCGCGCCAGCGCCACGGTGGCCGGGTCGCGCACGGCGGAGGATGGAGAAATCAGGTAGATGCCGCGGGCGTCCGGCAGGGGGCCGTGGGCATGGCCGTGATCGTGATCGTGGCCGCAGTCGTCGCCGCAGTCCGGGCCGTGATCGTGCGGGTGATCGTGGGCCGGGACGGCGGCGGCCTGGGCGCGGCGCGCCTTGGCGGCGGGCTTGGCGGCAGGCTTGGCGGCTTTGGGGGTGCTCATGCGATGGATTCCTTGGCGCGGCGTTCCCGGAAGAACCGGCGCAGCAGGTCGCCGCAAGGTTCCGCCAGCACGCCGCCGGTGACTGAAGTGTGATGATTGAGCTTGGGCACGGACCCGACGTCCAGCACGCTGCCGCAGGCCCCGGTCTTGGGATCGTAGGCGCCGAACACCACGCGGGCCAGGCGCGCGTGCAGCATGGCGCCGATGCACATGACGCAGGGCTCCAGCGTCACATAGACCGTGATGCCGGGCAGCCGGTAGTTTTCGAGCTGGCGCGCGGCGCCGCGCAAGGCGACGATCTCCGCGTGCGCGGTCGGGTCGTGGTCGATGATGGTGCGATTGAAGCCCCGGCCCAGGATGTCGCCCTGGGCGGACACGACCAGCGCGCCCACCGGCACCTCGCCGATGTCATAGGCGGCCTGGGCCTGTTCCAGGGCCAAACTCATGAATCGCGCGTCCTGTTCGGTCCAGGGCGGGACGGCCGCCACGGCGACCGGATCAACCACGGTACACCCGCGATTTCAGGGCGGTGCGGCCAGCCAGGCTGGTGACGGCCTCTTCCAGCCATTGATAGAGTTCGGCCTGCTCGTCATAGCGGGCCTGGTTCAGGTTGGACACGCGGCCTTCTTCGATGAAGCCCCAGGCCCGGCTGCGCTTGTCGCGGTGCTTGGGATCCCAGACGCCGAAGGCAAAGCCGCCGGCGCGGCGGATCAGCGAAAAGCAGGGAATGTCGGTGTAGCCGTCGCCCACGAAGACCATCTGGTCGAACGGCACGCGCAACCGGTCCTCGGGCACCTTGCGGTTGACCTCGAACGGCTTGTTGCGGAATTCGCGGCCGATGATGCCCTTCTGGATATGGAAGAGATACCGGGTCTTGTCGGTGAAGCTGACGATGCGGCGCGGGAACGCGATGCCGCCGTCGTCGCCATAGACGAACTCCGACGCCCAGATCTCGGTGAATTCGTGCGCGATCGGGGTGGCGCGGACCACATCGCCGATGCCGCTGGAAATCAG includes:
- a CDS encoding HAD family hydrolase; translation: MSDVIALIFDFDDTLASDSTSGFLDSIGVDTAAFWKEEVDPLLFQQDWDPVPAYLYKMIQLSQSGLHGLITQQRLKDWGARLDLHDGVSTLFQRLRAAVRAEHPQVQLEFYLISSGIGDVVRATPIAHEFTEIWASEFVYGDDGGIAFPRRIVSFTDKTRYLFHIQKGIIGREFRNKPFEVNRKVPEDRLRVPFDQMVFVGDGYTDIPCFSLIRRAGGFAFGVWDPKHRDKRSRAWGFIEEGRVSNLNQARYDEQAELYQWLEEAVTSLAGRTALKSRVYRG
- a CDS encoding ABC transporter permease, with the translated sequence MSASTRVTGARKHIAGVLGVLFILALWQLAAFALPDFLMPGVPAVVERLFEDLGKQSFHQSLMGTLGRLGAGYGLALAAGVGFGLVAAVLFFFREVLRSAIVILQSIPSIAWVPLFLIVMGFGNTPIIVVVALSAFFPAALSVMNATESVQRVHVSAARVMGATRWGLVKRVYLPAVMPELITGAQLAFGNAWRALISAEMLIGFGKGLGRSLAYSGEIADMTGVMTNILVIAVLAALIDQFVLENLKHRLLRYQYV
- a CDS encoding ABC transporter ATP-binding protein encodes the protein MNLTFDHVHKHFGDLPVVDGFTSEFKTGELVALVGPSGCGKSTLLHLAAGLEMPTQGRVLADGKPVAGPHPSRTLVFQEHALYPWLTLEDNVALALEFQNTPKKRARVAAREWLARVSLAGFEHYYPHQVSGGMRQRAALARAFIAQPQTMLMDEPFGALDALTRLSLQDVLRQLIAQEKPTVLLVTHDVDEALFLADRIVVFSPRPARVLREFNLAHRAKTHDLADLAAEKREILRLLGIAVDGSDAHSNMALAA
- a CDS encoding MFS transporter, which produces MSSTQHAAPDGAQIGTFTLTARIVAIAFFTFICYLAIGLPLAVLPGYVHGNLGYGSVLAGLAISVQYLATLLSRSHAGRMADTVGPKQTVVIGMAACAVSGIFLLLAYAFERTDWLSLTAIILSRLALGFGESWVGTGAATWAISRVGPLHTARVISWNGIATYGALALGAPLGVQLEKHWSMGALGGAVLLLGLAGLGLAMARAAVAIVGGHRMAFKSVVLRVFPHGMALGLGSVGFGTLAAFVALYYASRSWEGAAHALSAFGGAFIGVRLLFAGTITRFGGFRVAQVSFLVEAAGLLLLWLAPNPGLALMGAALTGCGFALVFPAIGVEAVARVPAGSRGAALGAYSAFLDLALGVTGPVAGYISSGFGYPAIFLAASLSVLVGLAIAFGLQRAASRQQAPSAPI
- the tadA gene encoding tRNA adenosine(34) deaminase TadA, whose protein sequence is MAAVPPWTEQDARFMSLALEQAQAAYDIGEVPVGALVVSAQGDILGRGFNRTIIDHDPTAHAEIVALRGAARQLENYRLPGITVYVTLEPCVMCIGAMLHARLARVVFGAYDPKTGACGSVLDVGSVPKLNHHTSVTGGVLAEPCGDLLRRFFRERRAKESIA
- a CDS encoding ABC-F family ATPase; translation: MISTANLTIQFGPKPLFENVSVKFGEGNRYGLIGANGSGKSTFMKIIGGDLEPSAGNVSLEPGVRLGKLRQDQFAFEDVRVLDVVMMGHTEMWAAMSERDAIYANPEATEDDYMRAADLEAKFAEYDGYTAEARAGELLLGLEIAVDLHNLPMREVAPGWKLRVLLAQALFSNPDVLLLDEPTNNLDINTIRWLENVLNGYQSTMIIISHDRHFLNQVCTHMADVDYGEIRIYAGNYDDYMLASTQARERLVANNAKAKERVAELQDFVRRFAANKSKSRQATSRLKQIDRIKADQVVVKPSSRQNPYIRFEQNKVMHRLAVTVENLTKAYDAPVITKFSAMVDAGEKIAIIGANGVGKTTLLRLLALDLQPDSGTVKWSDNADLGYMAQDVSDHFLQTDINLLDWMGNHRQPGDDDQSIRSVLGRLLFSADDLPKAPKVLSGGEKNRMTFGRLMLGRHNVMLLDEPTNHLDMESIESLQFALEKYEGTLVFVSHDREFVSGLATRVIEILPSGEIVDYRGGYEDYLSSRGIEA
- a CDS encoding LD-carboxypeptidase; this encodes MSTPKAAKPAAKPAAKARRAQAAAVPAHDHPHDHGPDCGDDCGHDHDHGHAHGPLPDARGIYLISPSSAVRDPATVALARQRLEGQGFKTALDRTALAEHQRFAGTDAQRLASLTRAAKQKLPIVMVTRGGYGMGRLLHAIDWKAMADSGKRFVGMSDFTAFNLALLAQTGAVSYSGATAVQDFGGKKVDDLTEALFGELMRGELEILSFETLDADPVDARGVLWGGNLAMVASLLGTPYMPKIRGGILFLEDVAEHPYRVERMLIQLWQAGILARQKAIVLGRFTDYRLAPHDKGYDMHEVVAWLRKTVKVPVVTGLPYGHVATKATLPIGQKVGIATEKGLAHLVLDEHHH
- a CDS encoding ABC transporter substrate-binding protein, with the protein product MKLKQWLSLPLAAALLAAAPAMAAEKFRVGYLRVMDDAQAIVAQEGGYYKKAGLDSELIEFKSGTDLIKAIVGGQLDIGVLGFTNAVAWASKGADLKVVGGAQQGYHSLVVRDDSGIKDIAGLKGKTLASQAEGSTADVVLKGVVLKEGNLSADDVNVMGVSPAVAVQSLVGKRVDAAFLFEPYDRIAQLVAPVKQIYEVGQAWPFPCMVVITSGETLAKRKDDVWKALDAQNQAITLLQKEPAQASKLIASYFIAEPTLKTLSRGELPRETVIAEAISTQVFTPKLTDKDTARMQEIADILQAQGSLKTRDGKPYDVSSIVDLSWQEARKL